From a region of the Lactuca sativa cultivar Salinas chromosome 4, Lsat_Salinas_v11, whole genome shotgun sequence genome:
- the LOC111897150 gene encoding NDR1/HIN1-like protein 12: MNSTPHQQIPIHYTPDDRLNRPLPNDGRQLRRHHTARYYVHRVKESLTTRVSKLICSVFLSLLFIVGLITFILWLSLRPHRPRFHIREFSIPSLAQGNGFAAAMATYNVTVRNANLNIGIYYDTMHLTLYYQNNLNIGEKPVLFPFYQSPKNTTILYGDLQGSTFQVDEARWAQFIADRNRGSVSFRLEVASSIRFKVATWESKNHKMHATCQIKVGPDGLLIIGSEKEMKCPVYFT, encoded by the coding sequence ATGAATAGCACTCCACACCAGCAAATCCCAATTCACTACACCCCTGACGACCGCCTTAACCGCCCCCTTCCTAACGATGGCCGTCAGTTAAGGCGGCATCACACCGCTCGGTATTATGTGCACCGTGTCAAAGAAAGTCTAACCACTCGTGTATCAAAGCTAATATGCTCTGTTTTTCTTAGCCTTCTGTTCATCGTAGGCCTCATAACATTCATCTTATGGCTCAGTTTACGCCCACATCGTCCAAGATTTCATATCCGTGAATTCTCCATCCCCAGTTTAGCACAAGGTAATGGTTTTGCAGCTGCCATGGCAACCTACAATGTAACAGTAAGAAACGCTAATCTGAATATAGGGATTTACTACGACACAATGCACCTAACATTGTACTATCAGAATAATCTCAACATTGGGGAAAAGCCAGTATTGTTTCCGTTTTATCAATCACCCAAGAACACGACGATTCTTTACGGCGACCTACAGGGGTCTACGTTCCAGGTAGATGAAGCACGTTGGGCACAGTTCATAGCTGATCGAAATCGTGGGAGTGTTTCTTTTCGGCTGGAGGTTGCTTCATCGATCAGGTTTAAGGTGGCCACATGGGAAAGCAAGAACCACAAGATGCATGCGACTTGTCAAATCAAGGTGGGACCCGATGGGTTGCTTATTATAGGAAGTGAGAAAGAAATGAAATGCCCGGTTTATTTCACTTAG